The proteins below are encoded in one region of Metallibacterium scheffleri:
- a CDS encoding methyl-accepting chemotaxis protein, whose product MSATSNVIGKERSNTIWIVLLLLSIALAVIDFAWLTVNSKHERDASNLTTQIQVLSQSTAKFALESANGNLDSFKELDATRATLDSLIRKLKNGDPDTGMPGYGDASAGVGTSIAALDKSWAQLDGDLIKILRNKELVLDSKQQTDAFTREVPVLDSRMDQVASIVKQGGGSANQTYTVVNQMLLGDRMIRRALEVQTGGEGAQTAADGLARDAQLYGAVLSGLIQGNSEVGVSQLPQPAAHNILETVSNGWQGISDPLNKLLAAAPTLVEVKQAANQASVDSQSVLLRASDVSTRLDKLPLQRPFPNVWLGALGAAGAILFALLLVFAQSRAQKQRLAASGELNQRNQEAILRLLDEMGSLAEGDLTVRATVTEDITGAIADSVNFAVEALRSLVSTINETVVQVSAAAQETQATATHLAEAAEHQAQQITSASAAINEMAVSIDEVSKNSSESAEVAQRSVQIAGKGAAVVRQTIAGMDAIRDQIQETSKRIKRLGESSQEIGSIVELINDIAEQTNILALNAAIQAASAGEAGRGFAVVADEVQRLAERSATATKRIEALVQAIQSDTNEAVNSMEQTTAEVVTGARRAEDAGAALGEIEKVSNDLADLIQNISEAARQQSAAATNISSTMNVIQEITSQTSTGASQTAESIGNLAQMAQDLRRSVADFKLPG is encoded by the coding sequence ATGAGCGCTACCAGTAACGTCATCGGCAAGGAGCGCAGCAACACGATCTGGATCGTGCTGCTGCTGCTTTCGATTGCGCTTGCCGTGATCGACTTCGCTTGGCTGACTGTGAACAGCAAGCACGAACGCGACGCGTCCAACTTGACCACGCAGATCCAGGTGTTGTCGCAGTCCACCGCCAAGTTCGCGCTGGAATCAGCCAACGGCAACCTGGATTCGTTCAAGGAGCTGGATGCCACGCGCGCCACCCTCGACAGCCTGATCAGGAAGCTCAAGAACGGCGATCCTGACACCGGCATGCCGGGCTACGGCGATGCCAGTGCCGGCGTCGGCACGTCCATCGCCGCGCTGGACAAGTCCTGGGCACAGCTGGATGGCGATCTGATCAAGATCCTGCGCAACAAGGAGCTGGTGCTTGATTCCAAGCAGCAGACCGACGCGTTCACCCGCGAGGTGCCGGTGCTCGATTCGCGCATGGACCAGGTGGCCAGCATCGTCAAGCAGGGCGGCGGCAGCGCCAACCAGACCTACACCGTGGTCAACCAGATGCTGCTGGGCGACCGCATGATCCGTCGCGCACTGGAAGTGCAGACCGGTGGCGAAGGCGCGCAAACCGCCGCCGATGGCCTCGCCCGCGACGCACAGTTGTACGGCGCAGTGCTCAGCGGCCTGATCCAGGGCAACAGCGAGGTCGGCGTGAGCCAACTGCCACAGCCCGCTGCGCACAACATCCTTGAAACCGTGAGCAATGGCTGGCAGGGCATATCCGATCCGCTCAACAAGCTGTTGGCCGCCGCGCCGACCCTGGTCGAGGTCAAACAAGCGGCCAATCAGGCTTCGGTGGATTCGCAATCGGTGCTGTTGCGCGCCAGCGACGTGTCCACGCGGCTGGACAAGCTGCCGCTGCAGCGTCCGTTTCCCAACGTCTGGCTCGGAGCCCTGGGCGCCGCCGGCGCGATCCTGTTTGCCCTGCTGCTGGTGTTCGCGCAGTCGCGCGCGCAGAAGCAGCGCCTCGCGGCTTCGGGTGAATTGAACCAGCGCAACCAGGAAGCCATTCTGCGTTTGCTGGACGAAATGGGTTCGCTGGCCGAGGGCGATCTCACGGTGCGTGCCACGGTTACCGAGGACATCACCGGTGCCATCGCCGACTCGGTGAATTTCGCCGTGGAAGCCCTGCGCAGCCTGGTTTCCACCATCAACGAAACCGTCGTGCAGGTATCGGCCGCGGCGCAGGAAACCCAGGCCACCGCCACGCATCTGGCCGAGGCGGCCGAGCATCAGGCGCAACAGATCACCTCGGCCTCGGCGGCCATCAACGAGATGGCGGTGTCGATCGACGAAGTGTCGAAAAACTCCTCCGAATCGGCCGAGGTGGCGCAGCGCTCGGTACAGATCGCCGGCAAGGGCGCCGCCGTGGTGCGCCAGACCATCGCCGGCATGGATGCCATCCGCGACCAGATCCAGGAAACCTCCAAGCGCATCAAGCGTCTGGGCGAGTCTTCGCAGGAAATCGGTTCGATCGTGGAACTGATCAACGACATCGCCGAGCAGACCAACATCCTGGCGCTGAACGCCGCCATCCAGGCCGCCTCGGCGGGTGAGGCCGGCCGCGGTTTCGCGGTGGTGGCCGATGAAGTGCAGCGCTTGGCCGAACGTTCGGCGACGGCGACCAAGCGCATCGAAGCGCTGGTGCAGGCGATCCAGTCGGATACCAACGAAGCGGTCAACTCGATGGAGCAGACCACGGCCGAAGTCGTCACCGGTGCGCGCCGCGCCGAGGACGCCGGCGCCGCGCTGGGCGAGATCGAAAAAGTCTCCAACGATCTGGCCGATCTGATCCAGAACATCTCCGAGGCGGCGCGCCAGCAGTCTGCGGCGGCAACCAATATCTCCTCGACCATGAACGTGATCCAGGAGATCACCTCGCAGACCTCGACGGGCGCGAGCCAGACCGCCGAGTCGATCGGCAATCTGGCGCAGATGGCGCAGGACCTGCGCCGTTCGGTCGCCGACTTCAAGCTGCCCGGCTGA
- a CDS encoding chemotaxis protein CheB translates to MASTPDSGPAIALLFEDLDMGSRLREALRDRGARIVLEARVSEFQPQALIEHAAEVVVLNLDPNEEAALQRVVEALDPVHQRLVLNDAEATRSLAGWDAARWARHLAAKILGTDIDPPRPADAAGVPVAAALAALSGAGSGPVVADAHVDAPTQAPSRPEPAMNAALSREIEALLDEVSAPDVAPMPDATSRSAAVADSAQDRLDPSHDDLDALLASFSAGDLESAQASMGVQSPADFEPAAQAHSDPDAADENQASVAPTSFETSADAVPIAPVVVDMPEFDALDFDLDALLADLPVAETQPAASATPVDTAVNATDPIEMALDESVAFERVPQHEALAPPAATESPGEFSTADLDALLAEIPPPATDGVDVQSAVPPAADLSGDDGRHDPLLSMLAESEESTPLAESADFDPETWTPPPESARAGADPALNADASSAGGLPEAIAVPVSVGDTSPDLELMLDEMFEHGVPDAPAAPAVDVSAPDWGLLDFDVAATPAAQPAAGTDASIPAPDFAALDGIELLPIEDAAPATTNANGAARREPARGFRRVVVIGASIGGPDAVREFLGVLAPGLPLLLVVVQHLDEAFFAGYATQFERALPHPVHTARNGLNAGAGDVLLVPPRARIALDPDGGVHLLPGGDERYTPSIDDTFTRIADVFDERVLALVFSGMASDALQGMRRVVERGGAVWTQTRETCVVSAMVDAAAAAGLATFSGTPQELAARLNADFAAG, encoded by the coding sequence GTGGCCAGCACGCCTGATTCCGGGCCCGCGATCGCGCTGTTGTTCGAGGATCTCGACATGGGTTCCCGCTTGCGCGAGGCGTTGCGCGATCGCGGCGCGCGTATCGTGCTCGAGGCCCGTGTCAGCGAATTCCAGCCGCAGGCGCTCATCGAGCACGCTGCCGAAGTGGTGGTACTGAATCTCGATCCGAACGAGGAGGCCGCGCTGCAGCGCGTCGTCGAGGCGCTGGACCCGGTCCACCAACGGCTGGTGCTGAATGATGCGGAGGCCACGCGCAGCCTGGCAGGCTGGGATGCCGCCCGCTGGGCGCGGCACCTTGCGGCCAAGATTCTCGGCACCGATATCGATCCACCGCGCCCAGCCGACGCTGCCGGGGTGCCTGTTGCCGCAGCGCTTGCGGCGTTGTCAGGGGCGGGTTCCGGTCCGGTCGTTGCGGATGCGCACGTGGATGCGCCGACGCAGGCACCCTCGCGCCCCGAGCCCGCCATGAACGCGGCGCTCAGTCGCGAGATCGAGGCATTGCTCGACGAAGTCAGCGCACCTGATGTGGCGCCGATGCCGGATGCCACGTCGCGCTCTGCTGCCGTTGCAGACAGTGCGCAGGATCGCCTCGACCCCTCGCACGATGATCTCGACGCGTTGCTGGCCTCGTTCTCCGCTGGCGACCTGGAATCGGCGCAGGCATCCATGGGTGTGCAGTCGCCAGCGGATTTCGAGCCCGCTGCGCAGGCGCATTCGGATCCTGATGCGGCGGATGAAAACCAGGCTTCCGTAGCGCCCACGTCGTTCGAGACAAGCGCGGACGCCGTACCGATTGCGCCCGTTGTGGTCGACATGCCGGAGTTCGATGCGCTGGATTTCGATCTGGATGCGCTGCTGGCTGACCTGCCTGTGGCGGAGACTCAGCCGGCAGCGTCGGCCACGCCCGTGGACACCGCCGTGAACGCGACTGACCCGATCGAGATGGCGCTGGACGAATCGGTCGCATTCGAGCGCGTACCCCAGCACGAGGCCTTGGCGCCGCCGGCCGCCACCGAGAGTCCGGGCGAATTCTCGACGGCCGATCTCGACGCATTGCTGGCCGAGATTCCGCCGCCCGCCACGGATGGGGTGGACGTTCAATCGGCAGTGCCGCCCGCCGCCGACTTGTCCGGCGATGACGGTCGTCATGACCCGCTGCTGTCGATGCTTGCCGAATCCGAAGAATCCACGCCGTTGGCTGAATCGGCCGACTTCGATCCTGAAACATGGACGCCGCCGCCGGAAAGCGCGCGTGCCGGCGCGGATCCGGCACTCAACGCCGACGCCAGCAGCGCTGGCGGGTTGCCCGAGGCCATCGCCGTCCCGGTCAGCGTTGGCGATACCAGTCCCGATCTTGAACTCATGCTCGACGAGATGTTCGAGCACGGTGTGCCGGACGCTCCAGCGGCGCCCGCCGTTGATGTCTCCGCGCCAGACTGGGGCTTGCTCGATTTCGATGTCGCGGCGACGCCTGCTGCGCAACCTGCTGCCGGGACGGATGCATCGATTCCAGCGCCGGATTTCGCGGCTCTGGACGGGATCGAACTGCTGCCGATCGAGGACGCCGCGCCTGCCACCACGAACGCGAATGGTGCCGCACGGCGCGAGCCAGCGCGCGGGTTCCGTCGCGTGGTCGTGATTGGAGCCTCGATTGGCGGGCCGGATGCCGTGCGGGAATTCCTGGGCGTGCTGGCGCCGGGATTGCCACTGCTGCTGGTCGTCGTGCAGCATCTGGATGAAGCTTTCTTCGCCGGCTATGCCACGCAATTCGAACGCGCCCTGCCGCATCCCGTGCATACCGCCAGAAATGGCTTGAATGCAGGTGCCGGCGACGTGTTGCTGGTGCCACCGCGCGCGCGTATCGCGCTGGATCCGGATGGCGGCGTGCATCTGCTGCCCGGTGGCGACGAGCGCTATACACCATCGATCGACGATACCTTCACGCGCATCGCCGACGTTTTTGACGAGCGTGTGTTGGCACTGGTGTTCTCGGGCATGGCCAGCGATGCGTTGCAGGGCATGCGCAGGGTGGTTGAGCGCGGTGGCGCGGTATGGACGCAAACCCGCGAAACCTGCGTGGTCAGCGCCATGGTCGATGCGGCGGCGGCGGCTGGTCTGGCGACGTTTTCGGGTACGCCTCAGGAGCTTGCGGCGCGGCTCAATGCGGATTTTGCGGCAGGGTGA
- a CDS encoding Hpt domain-containing protein, producing MRLDEDIDFTTLGWVKSELDETLHQARLSLEAFVQDQADTSQMRFCATYLHQVQGTLRMVELYGAAMVAEEMEQLAKSLLDGVVSDREAAYAVLMRGMMQLPDYLERLQGGHRDVPLVLLPLLNELRGCRGEAQIGETALFMPDLNAELPSFVPGLAAAPAPAAQQRALAALRTQLQLPLLAWIRNQGDAARHLAAIRGVLDGICAQCYSLPGRRLWWIAGGVAEGLERGLLDEHSVEAKKLIGKVDRNVRALIEEGETALARGDCEELARSLLYYVAHARPGSERLAAIYDTYRLDRLLPSQSEIAHAEGALAGHNRMLLDTVARAIKEDLLRVKDALDLYLRNAEHDPRQLAGEADALARVADTLGMLGLNVPRRVVHEQRETVAQLAAGARTVDESTLLDVAGALLYVESSLDDHIDRLGAEGGDDAELQLPKAEARRLLEAVLKEASTNLARVKDDLVAFIESPWVHARVAAVPELLDELAGALRMLDVPRLPELVEAIGRFVHNELVADQRVPTAEQMDLLADALASVEYFLEAVREQRPQRERILDVTQRSLSALGYWPAPALRAQPAANTGMGIAPQVAPSLSEAVSVVSGTGLDALLIGTATPAPAPSQDLAGLRFASTEPTTPPQAELPAPEAGPGEWVEITEEIEESIPSGAEPLTGFRQDGEAADAEIREVFIEEVGEEIQALNNALDTWLSTPEDMDTLRNMRRAFHTLKGSGRLVGAMELGEFAWKVENLLNRVLERSVPPGPMVQALVKHAIAALPAVQSSLQGEQAWAPLAAIMQAAERLSNGEAAELADFGLAPEAGVQRRRVTRRVWLPHAQPQPVTALETDTVAVSAEIHPDMEIAAPLLPPIDAVLLEILRSETAQHLETVQAWLAAAGDGSVSEPLLRAVHTLNGAIAMVDIPVIGHVLAPLETYLKRLRGSAERMSAAGREALGEAAALIAQVMAEYDRTQPAVPDSDALAARLIALRDALPEPEHAGAIYGIGMHVDDVHGAERAGVEPRETDLPEDEEIDAQRMEAERMESARAEAARVEAARVETERLAAERAEIERVEIERAEAMRLAAERIEAERAEVERLQAERLQAEHAQAVRAAADQAVETWLADLARPGAEPAIEATSAAPDVGALAEDALTRLLLQGLQAPDTESGAAAPQEVVSDAEPCAPGDAESSESAPQSAMGWQNAAVHAAEVPTTAPAAEPPYPQPAPELAASARLPEAPIPIFPDDAQPDGHLSLAESDPDLLEVFVQEGLEILDQADVRLNAWRAQPDAHDAVIGLQRDLHTLKGGARMAGILPVGDLAHAMESLLDAVAAGRRLGDTAVVASLERGFDRLHELVERVQHGHAVALPVNAINLFERLAEVGVASAARAAKAEPAVVPAVVDTTARVPLQPLPPIEAEDVVRTTQEMVRVRSDVLDTLVNQAGEVSIYRSRLEQQISTFRFNLVELDQTVARLRDQLRKLEIETEAQIIARFQREQQIAAHDSGFDPLELDRFSQLQQYSRALAESVSDLASLQGLLDDTTRQSETLLLQQSRVSSELQEGLMRTRMVPFEALVPSLRRTLRQAVQDLNRRAQLRVEGAHGEMDRTLLERMKAPFEHMLRNAVAHGIEAAAERAAAGKPEEGTVTIRVSREATEVLLDVSDDGRGLDRDAIRGKAIERGLLRPDAELSDRDLYAFILESGFSTAGEITQIAGRGVGMDVVASEIKQLGGSLAIDSVHGHGTRFQIRLPFTLAVTQAILIKQGESVFAVPMTSVQGMARITREDLAARLLDAAPMYTYAGERYVIHELGRLLGVGTRHSDEPQLPLLLIRSGELRAAVHVDQVVGSREIVVKSVGPQISSVPGLFGATIMGDGSVVIILDLPPLVRRGTALGQHADAAAHAAAEDGNATQSIAAPTSLLAAAPRARPLVMVVDDSITMRKVTSRVLERVEMDVITAKDGIDALERLQERTPDVMLLDIEMPRMDGYELATHMKNDPRLKRVPIIMITSRSGEKHRQRALEIGVERYLGKPYQEADLLRNVQEVLSGQHA from the coding sequence ATGCGACTCGACGAAGATATCGACTTCACCACCCTGGGTTGGGTCAAGAGTGAACTCGACGAGACCTTGCATCAGGCCCGGCTCTCGCTCGAAGCTTTCGTGCAGGATCAGGCCGACACCAGCCAGATGCGCTTTTGCGCGACTTATCTGCACCAGGTGCAGGGCACGCTGCGCATGGTCGAGTTGTACGGCGCCGCCATGGTCGCCGAGGAAATGGAGCAGTTGGCCAAGTCACTGCTCGATGGCGTGGTGTCCGATCGCGAAGCCGCCTATGCCGTGCTGATGCGCGGCATGATGCAGTTGCCTGATTATCTCGAACGCCTGCAAGGCGGCCACCGCGACGTGCCGCTGGTGCTGCTGCCGCTGCTCAACGAGTTGCGCGGTTGTCGCGGCGAGGCGCAGATTGGCGAGACCGCGCTGTTCATGCCCGATCTCAATGCCGAGTTGCCGTCGTTCGTGCCGGGTCTTGCCGCGGCGCCGGCGCCCGCCGCGCAGCAGCGCGCGCTGGCCGCGCTGCGCACGCAACTGCAGCTGCCGCTGCTGGCGTGGATTCGCAATCAGGGCGATGCCGCGCGTCATCTCGCCGCCATACGTGGCGTGCTCGACGGCATCTGCGCACAGTGTTATTCGCTGCCCGGGCGGCGCCTGTGGTGGATCGCGGGTGGCGTGGCGGAAGGCCTCGAACGCGGTCTGCTCGACGAGCACAGCGTCGAGGCCAAGAAGCTGATCGGCAAGGTCGATCGCAACGTGCGCGCGCTGATCGAAGAAGGCGAAACCGCGCTCGCCCGCGGCGACTGTGAGGAGCTGGCGCGCAGCCTGCTTTACTACGTGGCGCACGCGCGTCCGGGCAGCGAACGTCTGGCCGCGATTTACGACACCTACCGGCTCGATCGCCTGCTGCCCTCGCAGAGTGAAATCGCGCATGCCGAAGGCGCGCTGGCGGGCCACAACCGCATGCTGCTGGATACCGTGGCGCGCGCCATCAAGGAAGACCTGCTGCGCGTCAAGGACGCGCTGGACCTCTACCTGCGCAACGCCGAACACGATCCGCGCCAGCTTGCCGGCGAGGCTGATGCGCTGGCGCGTGTCGCCGACACGCTGGGCATGCTGGGCCTCAATGTACCGCGCCGCGTGGTGCACGAGCAGCGCGAAACCGTCGCGCAACTTGCCGCGGGCGCACGCACGGTGGACGAGTCGACTTTGCTTGATGTCGCCGGCGCCCTTTTGTACGTCGAATCCTCGCTGGACGATCACATCGATCGCCTGGGCGCCGAAGGTGGCGATGACGCCGAGCTGCAACTGCCCAAGGCCGAGGCGCGGCGATTGCTTGAAGCCGTGCTCAAGGAGGCTTCCACCAATCTGGCGCGGGTCAAGGATGACCTTGTGGCCTTTATTGAATCGCCCTGGGTGCACGCCCGTGTGGCCGCCGTGCCGGAACTGCTGGACGAACTCGCGGGTGCGCTGCGCATGCTCGATGTGCCGCGGTTGCCGGAGCTGGTCGAGGCCATCGGTCGCTTCGTGCACAATGAACTGGTGGCTGATCAACGCGTGCCCACGGCGGAGCAAATGGACCTGCTCGCCGATGCGCTGGCCTCGGTCGAATATTTCCTCGAAGCCGTGCGCGAACAGCGTCCGCAGCGCGAGCGCATTCTCGATGTCACCCAACGCAGTCTGAGCGCGCTGGGTTACTGGCCGGCACCGGCCTTGCGCGCCCAGCCTGCGGCAAACACTGGCATGGGCATCGCGCCGCAGGTCGCGCCCAGCCTGAGCGAAGCGGTCAGCGTGGTTTCCGGCACCGGTCTGGATGCCTTGCTGATCGGCACTGCCACGCCTGCGCCTGCGCCGAGTCAGGATCTGGCCGGTTTGCGCTTCGCCAGCACCGAGCCCACCACGCCGCCGCAGGCCGAATTGCCTGCCCCCGAAGCAGGTCCTGGTGAATGGGTCGAGATCACCGAGGAGATCGAAGAGTCGATTCCTTCCGGCGCCGAGCCACTGACTGGTTTTCGCCAGGACGGCGAGGCCGCCGATGCCGAGATCCGCGAGGTATTCATCGAGGAAGTCGGCGAGGAAATCCAGGCGCTCAACAATGCTCTGGATACGTGGCTGTCCACCCCGGAGGACATGGATACCTTGCGCAACATGCGCCGTGCCTTCCACACCCTGAAGGGATCCGGGCGCCTGGTCGGGGCGATGGAACTGGGCGAGTTCGCGTGGAAGGTGGAAAACCTGCTCAACCGCGTACTCGAGCGCAGCGTGCCACCCGGCCCGATGGTGCAGGCGCTGGTCAAACACGCCATTGCCGCTTTGCCGGCGGTGCAAAGCTCGCTGCAGGGCGAGCAGGCCTGGGCGCCGCTGGCGGCGATCATGCAAGCCGCCGAGCGCCTCAGCAATGGCGAGGCAGCCGAACTCGCCGACTTCGGCCTGGCTCCAGAAGCGGGTGTGCAACGGCGCCGCGTCACGCGCCGCGTCTGGCTGCCCCACGCACAGCCGCAGCCAGTCACTGCGCTGGAGACGGACACGGTCGCCGTGTCCGCCGAAATCCACCCTGACATGGAGATCGCAGCGCCGCTGTTGCCGCCGATCGATGCGGTGCTGCTGGAGATTCTGCGCAGCGAGACCGCGCAACATCTCGAAACCGTGCAGGCGTGGCTGGCCGCGGCCGGCGATGGCAGCGTCAGCGAGCCGCTGTTGCGCGCCGTGCACACGCTCAATGGTGCCATCGCCATGGTCGACATTCCGGTGATCGGTCACGTGCTGGCGCCGCTGGAAACCTACCTCAAACGCCTGCGCGGGAGCGCTGAGCGCATGTCCGCTGCCGGGCGCGAGGCACTGGGCGAAGCCGCTGCGCTGATTGCCCAAGTCATGGCCGAGTACGACCGCACGCAACCCGCGGTGCCCGATTCCGACGCGCTGGCGGCGCGGCTGATCGCGCTGCGCGATGCCTTGCCCGAGCCCGAGCACGCCGGTGCGATCTACGGCATCGGCATGCATGTCGATGACGTGCATGGAGCTGAGCGTGCCGGGGTTGAACCTCGGGAAACCGATCTTCCCGAAGACGAGGAAATTGACGCGCAACGCATGGAGGCCGAGCGTATGGAATCCGCGCGCGCAGAAGCTGCGCGTGTCGAAGCTGCGCGTGTCGAAACCGAACGCCTCGCTGCCGAGCGTGCCGAGATCGAGCGTGTCGAGATCGAGCGTGCCGAGGCCATGCGACTTGCGGCCGAGCGCATCGAAGCCGAACGCGCGGAAGTTGAGCGTTTGCAGGCCGAGCGTCTGCAGGCGGAGCATGCCCAAGCCGTGCGTGCCGCAGCCGATCAGGCCGTGGAAACCTGGCTGGCCGATCTCGCGCGACCGGGTGCCGAACCCGCCATTGAGGCCACGTCAGCGGCGCCGGACGTGGGCGCCCTCGCCGAGGATGCGCTGACCCGTTTGCTGTTGCAGGGCTTGCAAGCCCCAGACACCGAGTCCGGTGCTGCTGCGCCGCAAGAAGTTGTGTCGGATGCGGAGCCATGCGCACCCGGCGATGCGGAGTCATCGGAATCCGCACCGCAGTCCGCGATGGGTTGGCAAAACGCGGCTGTGCACGCTGCCGAAGTGCCCACTACGGCGCCTGCTGCGGAGCCGCCGTACCCGCAACCGGCACCGGAACTCGCTGCCAGCGCACGCCTGCCGGAGGCGCCTATCCCGATATTCCCGGACGATGCCCAGCCCGATGGACATCTGTCCCTTGCCGAGTCCGACCCGGATCTGCTCGAAGTCTTCGTGCAGGAGGGCTTGGAAATCCTCGATCAGGCGGATGTCCGCCTCAACGCATGGCGTGCGCAGCCCGATGCGCATGACGCCGTGATCGGCCTGCAACGCGACTTGCATACCCTCAAAGGGGGCGCGCGCATGGCCGGCATTCTGCCGGTAGGCGATCTTGCGCATGCCATGGAAAGCCTGCTGGATGCCGTGGCCGCCGGGCGTCGTCTGGGCGATACCGCCGTGGTCGCCTCGCTGGAGCGCGGATTTGATCGTCTGCACGAATTGGTCGAGCGCGTGCAGCACGGCCATGCAGTGGCATTGCCGGTCAACGCCATCAACTTGTTCGAGCGCCTTGCCGAAGTCGGCGTGGCGTCCGCAGCGCGCGCCGCAAAGGCCGAACCCGCGGTCGTGCCCGCTGTCGTCGACACAACCGCACGCGTGCCGCTGCAGCCGCTGCCGCCGATCGAGGCCGAGGATGTCGTACGCACCACCCAGGAAATGGTGCGCGTGCGCTCGGATGTACTTGATACGCTGGTCAACCAGGCAGGCGAGGTTTCGATCTACCGTTCGCGTCTGGAGCAGCAGATTTCCACCTTCCGCTTCAATCTGGTCGAGCTCGACCAGACCGTGGCGCGCTTGCGCGATCAGTTGCGCAAGCTCGAAATCGAAACCGAGGCGCAGATCATCGCGCGCTTCCAGCGCGAGCAGCAGATCGCCGCGCATGACAGCGGTTTCGACCCGCTCGAACTGGACCGTTTCTCGCAGCTGCAGCAATACTCGCGCGCGCTGGCCGAGTCGGTGTCCGATCTGGCTTCGCTGCAGGGCTTGCTGGATGACACCACGCGTCAATCGGAAACCCTGTTGCTGCAACAGTCGCGGGTCAGCTCCGAGTTGCAGGAAGGGCTGATGCGCACGCGCATGGTGCCGTTCGAGGCACTGGTTCCATCGTTGCGTCGCACATTGCGTCAGGCCGTGCAGGACCTGAACCGGCGCGCGCAGCTGCGTGTCGAAGGAGCGCACGGCGAAATGGATCGCACCCTGCTGGAGCGGATGAAGGCGCCATTCGAGCACATGCTGCGCAACGCGGTCGCGCACGGCATCGAAGCCGCCGCCGAGCGTGCGGCCGCCGGCAAGCCCGAGGAAGGCACAGTCACCATCCGCGTCAGCCGCGAGGCGACCGAGGTGTTGCTGGATGTCAGTGACGACGGCCGCGGTCTCGATCGTGATGCGATCCGCGGCAAGGCCATCGAGCGCGGTTTGTTGCGTCCCGATGCCGAGCTTTCCGATCGCGACCTGTACGCTTTCATTCTTGAAAGCGGTTTTTCCACGGCAGGCGAAATCACGCAAATCGCCGGACGTGGCGTCGGCATGGATGTGGTCGCCAGCGAGATCAAGCAGCTCGGTGGCTCGCTGGCCATCGATTCGGTTCATGGCCATGGCACACGTTTCCAGATCCGTCTGCCGTTCACCCTGGCGGTGACCCAGGCGATCCTGATCAAGCAGGGCGAGTCGGTATTTGCCGTGCCGATGACCTCGGTGCAGGGCATGGCGCGCATCACCCGCGAAGATCTCGCCGCGCGCCTGCTCGATGCCGCGCCGATGTATACCTACGCCGGCGAGCGCTATGTGATCCACGAACTGGGCCGCTTGCTGGGCGTGGGCACGCGCCATAGCGACGAGCCGCAATTGCCGCTGCTGCTGATCCGCAGCGGCGAACTGCGCGCCGCGGTGCACGTCGATCAGGTCGTCGGCTCGCGCGAAATCGTGGTCAAGTCGGTCGGTCCACAGATCAGCTCGGTGCCCGGCCTGTTCGGCGCGACCATCATGGGCGATGGTTCGGTGGTCATCATCCTTGATCTGCCGCCACTGGTGCGGCGCGGTACCGCGCTGGGTCAGCATGCCGATGCCGCCGCGCATGCGGCGGCTGAGGATGGCAACGCGACGCAGTCGATTGCAGCGCCCACCAGCCTGCTTGCAGCCGCGCCGCGCGCGCGGCCGCTGGTGATGGTGGTGGACGATTCGATCACCATGCGCAAAGTCACTTCGCGCGTGCTGGAGCGCGTGGAGATGGACGTGATCACCGCGAAAGATGGCATCGACGCCCTCGAACGCCTGCAGGAACGCACCCCGGATGTCATGCTGCTCGACATCGAGATGCCGCGCATGGATGGCTACGAGCTGGCCACGCACATGAAGAACGACCCGCGTCTCAAGCGCGTGCCGATCATCATGATCACCTCGCGCAGCGGCGAGAAGCATCGTCAGCGCGCACTCGAGATCGGCGTCGAGCGTTACCTTGGCAAGCCATATCAAGAGGCCGATCTGCTGCGCAATGTGCAGGAGGTGCTCAGTGGCCAGCACGCCTGA
- a CDS encoding CheR family methyltransferase — MAVALNPHDSALALAGMDEAVFARWVALLERRTGVVVAPQRKPFLVSAVRARMREVGYGNFMQYFEHISAPGAGAVEWATLVDRLTVHETRFFRHMPSFDLIRERWLPERLGNGIGALHAWSVGCASGEEAWSLAMVLHHGLLGHGGKVHFGVTASDVSSAAVATARAAIYPRGRIEEVPALYRAKYVEMRGEEAFTPIASLRKRVAFARVNLLQAAAAPLQRLNLIFCQNVLMYFARERRRELLDGLAGLLEPQGLLLIGPGEVTSWSHPALTRVAWQGTLAYQRRD, encoded by the coding sequence ATGGCCGTCGCGCTCAACCCCCATGATTCCGCGCTTGCCCTCGCCGGCATGGACGAGGCTGTGTTCGCGCGGTGGGTGGCGTTGCTCGAACGGCGCACCGGCGTGGTGGTGGCGCCGCAGCGCAAGCCGTTTCTGGTCAGCGCGGTGCGTGCGCGCATGCGCGAAGTGGGCTACGGCAATTTCATGCAGTATTTCGAGCACATCAGCGCGCCGGGTGCGGGCGCGGTGGAGTGGGCCACCCTGGTCGATCGCCTGACCGTGCACGAAACGCGCTTTTTCCGGCACATGCCTTCATTCGACCTGATCCGCGAGCGCTGGCTGCCCGAGCGTCTGGGCAACGGGATCGGCGCGTTGCATGCGTGGAGCGTGGGCTGCGCCAGCGGCGAGGAAGCTTGGTCGCTGGCCATGGTCCTGCATCACGGCCTGCTTGGTCATGGCGGCAAAGTGCATTTTGGCGTGACCGCCAGCGACGTGAGTTCGGCGGCGGTGGCCACGGCGCGCGCGGCGATCTATCCGCGCGGCCGCATCGAGGAAGTCCCGGCGCTCTACCGCGCCAAGTACGTCGAGATGCGCGGCGAGGAGGCGTTCACGCCGATCGCCAGCCTGCGCAAGCGCGTGGCCTTCGCGCGCGTCAACCTGCTGCAGGCCGCCGCGGCGCCTCTGCAGCGCCTGAATCTCATTTTCTGCCAGAACGTGCTCATGTACTTCGCGCGCGAGCGTCGCCGCGAGTTGCTGGATGGTCTGGCGGGTCTCCTTGAACCACAGGGTCTGCTGCTGATCGGGCCCGGCGAGGTCACCAGCTGGAGTCATCCCGCGCTGACGCGGGTGGCCTGGCAGGGCACGCTGGCCTATCAGCGTCGTGACTGA